The Flavobacterium sp. IMCC34852 genome contains the following window.
TTCAAAAGAATATTTTCATCTGAGAAAAAGGAATCCTTAGACAAAGGTTTAGAACAAACCAAAACGTCTTTCTTTTCCAAACTAACCAAAGCCGTAGCCGGAAAATCTAAAGTAGATGATGAGGTTTTAGACAATTTGGAAGAAGTATTAGTGTCTTCTGATGTCGGCGTGAATACAACCCTTAAAATCATCGAAAGAATCGAAGAGCGCGTCTCTCGTGATAAATACCTTGGGACAGAAGAATTAAACTTAATTCTAAGAGAAGAAATTGCGGGTTTACTTTCGGAAACCAAATCAGGAGAAGAAAGCGAGTTCACCATTCCTGCCAACAAAAAACCTTATGTTTTAATGGTGGTTGGTGTAAATGGTGTCGGCAAAACTACCACCATCGGAAAATTAGCCCACCAATTCAATAAAGCCGGTTATAAAGTAGTACTCGGTGCTGCCGATACTTTCCGTGCCGCAGCGATTGACCAATTGCAAATTTGGGCCGATAGAGTAGGCGTGCCATTAGTAAAACAACAAATGGGAAGTGATCCTGCTTCTGTGGCTTTTGATACGCTTCAAAGTGCCGTAACCCAAAATGCCGATATCGTAATTATTGATACCGCCGGTCGTTTGCACAACAAAGTCAATTTGATGAATGAGCTGACCAAAGTAAAACGCGTAATGCAAAAAGTAGTAGAAGATGCACCACACGATGTGATGCTGGTTTTAGACGGTTCGACCGGTCAAAATGCTTTTGAACAAGCCAAACAGTTTACTGCAGCCACTGAAGTGTCGTGTTTAGCTGTAACCAAATTAGACGGTACTGCCAAAGGCGGTGTAGTAATCGGAATCTCTGACCAATTTCAAATACCGGTAAAATACATAGGCGTAGGAGAAGGTATTGAAGATTTACAGGTTTTTAATAAATTTGAATTTGTAGATTCGTTTTTTAAATAAATAACATGAACAAAGCACTCTCTTTTTTTACTGAAGCCACTCCTTTAAAATTGGTTTTGATAAGTTTTATACTTTCAGGAATTGCTCATTTTATTGAAAAGCCATTGCCTAGTATTTTCTTGGGATTAAGGCTAATTGGCTTCTTATTATTTATCTACGCAGTGATAAAATATTTCAATAAAAAGTAATCCTTGCTATTGGTATAAATCATTGATTTTATCCCACAATTCATTATCAAAACCCGATAAGGCAAACGTTGGATTATCCGGATTGGCTACATCTCCCATTCGGATAATAACCATTTTCATACTCGGAACCACATAAATTTTTTGATCGTTTTTACCCAAAGCGGCATACATATCACTAGGCGCATTCGACATTAAGGTACCATTAAATTCAAATTGAAGACCGGGTAAGCGATAAGAAGATTTGCCATTCAACCACCACAAATAACCATATGCCTGATTTAAAGTTTGTGATGTTGTAGTAGCTTGGTTAAAGTAGTTACTGTTTACAATGGTTGTTCCGTTCCATTTTCCTTGATTTAACGACAACAAACCAAAACGTGCCATGTTTCTACTCGTACTCCAATAAACACTCAAACCATCGTTGTTAATCCAAGCGCCACCGGTCATTCCGATTCGGTCTCTCAGTTTCGTATTGAAATAATTGCTCCAAGTTTGCCCACTGGCTTGAGCTACTACATCTTGCAATTTTACATATACATTGTGGTATGCCCATCGGGTTCCTGCATCGGCTACATATTGTAAATTGGCCGGAGAAACATCATCTCCCAAAGCATCATTCAACCCTGAGTTCATAGATAATAAATTTTTACAAGTAATCAGGTTTTCCTTTGCCAATGGCGCACTCGTCCAACCGGTTCCCAAATAATCAGAAACTTTATTGTTTATGTTGATTAATCCTTCGTCTTGAGCAATTCCCGTGACAGTTGTTGTAAGTGTTTTTCCGGCGCTTGCCCAATACCAAGGTGTTGTTGCAGTATGTCCATTGAAATAATTTTCCATCACAATTCTTCCGTTGACCAAAATGATAAACGATTTGGTATTTTTCAGCTCCAAGTAATCTAATAATGGTTGAACGGCATTTTGATTCCAACCCAAGTCGGTTATAGATTTGGTTTCCCAAGTATTGCTGCCATCACTCGGCGGAAAGTACATTTGTTCGTTAATTGGTTCGCTTTCAGAAGAGTCTGAACTGCAATTCAACATTAAAAAGGAAACTAAAGCAAGTAGGTATATCTTTCTCATTTTATTGGAATTTTTTCTTTGGACTTTAAATGTACTAAATAGTTTAATGTTGATAATATTAATTTTTATTTTGCTCGCTTTCTAAACTTAAAAAATTAAATTTGTGAAAGCGTTAAAATACCATAACCATGAGAAGAATAGCTTTCGTATTTCTTACTTTTTTATTAATTTCTTGCCAAGCTGATGTCAAAAAGGAAGACTTGACTAAGCTTAACGGTTATTGGGAAATCAAGCAAGTGACTTTGGCCAATGGCGAAAATAAAGACTATAAAGTCAATGAAACCATCGATTTTTTTGAAGTTAAAAACAATGCGGGCTTTCGCCAAAAAGTAATGCCGCAATTTGACGGAACCTATAAAACCAACGGCATAAAAGAATGTATCATAGTGCTTCAAAAGAAGAGTGCTTTTTTTATAGAATACAAAACCAATTACCGTCAATGGAAAGAGGAAATCATTACTTTAGAAGATTCGACTTTGGTACTTAAAAACAAGCAAAACCTTATTTATACTTATAAAAAATTCAAACCTTTTTCTTTAAAGTAATGGCCAAAAGACTCAGCAACGAAAGTTCGATAGGCGACGTTTTAAAAGCGTTTATTGAGACCAATAAACTCCAAGGCGGTATGGACAAAATTGACGTGCAGCAAGCTTGGAAATCGTTGATGGGCAATGGTGTCAACAGTTATACCAAGGAAGTGGTTTTAAAAGGTTCAACTTTATACGTTTCTTTAACTTCAGCTGTTTTACGCGAAGAGTTGAGTTACGGCAAACAAAAAATCATCACCATGATTAATGAGGAATTGCGCAAAGAAGTGGTCAAAGATATAATCCTTCGTTAAGTGTTGGTTTCCAAATCTTTAATGTAGTCTTCGTATTCGTAGAAGAAAACTTCAAACTGCGTCATGGTATCGCTGAAGAACTCAAAAATCTCCGGCCAATTACTTTTGTTGTTTAGGCTTACGCCCAATTTTTCGACCCAAATTCTGCTAATCACTTTCCCGTTTTCCAGGTAAAAATTACGCTCTAATACCGCTTCCGACAAGTATTCTTCAAGCAAGATAGTTTTCAGGGATTCTATTTTTTCAAAATAAATTTTGCGCTTTTCTTCGTCTTTTGGCTCAATGTCTAAAAGCACTTGTGCCTTTTTATTATCGATATAAAATTTGAATGTAAAGTCTTTAATTTTAGTATCATACAACAACCATTTTCTCGGATAAGCTTCGGCAAATGCGGTCCAAAATTCCTTTTTGATGCGTTGGGCTTCTTCTTTGCTGTACATTTTATTAGTGTAAAAGTTGGTTTGGATTATTTTTTTAAGGTAACTTTATATTTCTAAAACTAGGTACGATGCACTTTGAGGAGTTTTTAAAATACACGCCAAAAATACAAAATGTCGCGCTACCCGCAACGCTTGCCCATGCAAAAATGGCACCGGCCAACCGATTAGATTTAATCAAAGCAACCGATTTTAGCAAAGTAACCCCAAAACAAGCCGCCGTATTGATGCTTCTTTATCCTAAAGCTTCGCAAACCCATTTGGCACTCATTCTTCGAACTAGTTATAACGGAGTACATTCTTCTCAAATTGCTTTTCCGGGTGGAAAGGTTGAGGATTTTGATGCCGATTTAAGCCAAACTGCACTCAGAGAAACCCATGAGGAAATAGGGGTTCATCCTAATAGTGTTAATGTCATTCGTGCTTTTACCGAAGTGTATATTCCACCGAGTAATTTTATGGTTTATCCTTATTTGGGTTATAGTGAAAGCGAATTGGAGTTTATTTTACAAGAAGATGAAGTAGCAGGTTTAGTTGAATTTCCTTTTGCCGATTTTATGGACGACAGTATCATTGTCAATACCACTATGAAAACCTCTTATGCCGGAAGTATTGAAGTGCCCGGATTTCAGGTAAAGGAACATTTCGTTTGGGGCGCAACAGCCATGATGTTGAGCGAATTGAAAGATACTCTTAAATTGGTTTTATAAGTTTTAGTTTTTGTAGATTTGCATCCCGAAACGTCGGGACTAAAAAATGAATTATGGGATTATTGAAACGAAATCCTTTTGGTCATATACTCTTTATCAAAAAATGGTTAATTCGTATCTTCGGAGCTTTGACGCACCGCAGGTATCGCGGTTTTAACGAACTTCATATCGAAGGTTCTGAAATCATCAAAGGCTTGCCTGATAAAAATGTACTCTTTATCTCCAATCACCAAACGTACTTTGCCGATGTCGTAGCCATGTTTCACGTGTTCAATGCCAGTCTATCAGGGCGAGTTGACAATATTAAAAACGTAGGCTATTTATGGCAACCCAAAATGAATATCTACTACGTTGCTGCCAGTGAAACCATGAAAGACGGTTGGTTGCCCAGAATTTTGGCCTATGTAGGCGCTATAACAGTGGAACGTACTTGGCGTTCAGGTGGTAAAGATGTTGAAGAAAAGCGAGAAGTTAATCCTAACGATACCGAAAATATTCGCATAGCACTTGAAGACGGTTGGGTAATTACCTTTCCGCAAGGAACGACCAAGTCTTTTAAACCGGTGCGCAAAGGAACGGCGCATATTATCAAACAACACAAACCTATCGTAGTGCCTATTGTAATTGACGGTTTCCGTCGGGCGTTTGACAAAAAAGGGCTACGGGTGAAAAAGAAAAATATCCTGCAATCCTTCATCATCAAAGAACCTTTGGTGATTGATTACGACAACGAAACCATAGAGCAAATTGTAGAAAAAGTAGAATATGCCATTGAGCAGCATCCTTCGTTCTTAAAAGTGATTCCCGCCGAAGAAATTGCCGAACAAGAGCGTCTCAATAAATTACGTAAATGGCAAGTGGATAAAGAAGATATTGTTGAAGAATAAAAAATCCCCTCGTATTGAGGGGATTTTTTTGTTGGGAGGTAATATTCATTTTTAATAGCAAATAAAAGAGGGTTAAGCCATTGCTAACTTATCACTTTTACTTGTCACGTATCTCTAAATTAATTTACCGCTTCTACCGTAAAACCTGCTTTTCGGAGCAAAGCAATTACGCCTTGTTTACCTCCTAGGTGTGCGGCTCCTACGCCAAAGAAAGTAGGTTTGGTTTTGGCAATTTTATCTATTCGGCTAATCCAATTATTGTTTCGGTTGTTGAGCATTATATCAATGTATTTTGACGTCATTACGTTCGGTGATTTCTCGGTAAAGGTCAACATGGCTTCCACATTTTCGGTTTGGTAAAGTGCCATCATTTCATTGAGCTCTGTTTTATCGCGTTGCATATTGTCTTTGGCGGTAATTACCAGTTCGTTCATTTGTTCTTTGTACGGTATGGCGTCAAAAACAGCCAACTGTTCGGCTACGGTTTCTAATCCTATCACTTCTTCGTTTTGCGCTTTGGCTATTGCCATCAATTCGGTTTCTACCGATTGCATTTCGCACCCCAACATTTTAGGATACAACATGGTGGCAATCATAAACGGTTTAACCGGGTTGAGGATTTCGGCAGAGTAGCCAATATTATTGGTCAAAAAAGCATCTACTATTTTAAAATCGGCTTCGGTGGTTAAGGATTTCATGGTTACACCATCTTTCATCATCATGCTGTTGAGCATTTGTCCTTGCATGCCGGGATCATCCATATCGAGTTCTAAGCAAAGTTGCTCGGTATTGTCTAAAGCTTTTTTTACTTTTTCCGAAAGCGTAGCATCACAAGTAATGTGAATGGTTCCGAATAGATAAGACGGTTTTGACAATCCGTTTCCGGAGATTTTCCACAAGAGCGAATTCTCACTTTTTTGGCCATAAGCCAAACCTATAAAAAGCGAACAAACAAACAGTAGTACTTTTTTCATATTATAAATCTATTTTTTTAAGTTCTTTATAATTGGCGTTGAGTTTGCGCAGCAGGATACCGTAAAGGAGTCGGTATATCAACCAAAATCCGCCAACAAATACCACTACAGTAGCTACTATCATACAGATGGTAATAGTCAGGGTATAGTAACTGTCTTCGTGGGCAATTTTATATTTCAACGGTGCCATTTCCGGATTGTAAACAAAGGCCATCACAAAGCCTAAAATGGTACTGATAAAAATCATAAACAAGTTGTACCAAACGTAATATTGTACCGTTTTCCGTGTTCTGATAATATCTTGCATCAACTGTTTGGTTGAAGTAATGGTGGAAATCTTAGCGTAGTTTCGGTAAAAGCTAAAAATAAACAGAACTACTACTACGTAATTTACATAGGTTAATATCTTTAGATAGACGGCAAAATTTTCGGCATGTAAATTTTTTATGGCTTCTTCGGTATTGAACAATATGCTAAATAAAGCCCATAGCGCAAACTCAAGTATGCTAATGATCAAAATCCATTTCACAATAGATGATGATTTCCTGTGTAGCATATTGTAAATCTCACTCTCCGAAACCTGCTCGTAAGAATGGGTGTCCTTTTTCCAGGCTTTTTTTAATAAATCCAACTCTTCCATAATCCTTAGGGATTTAATATCTTTTTTAATTTTCCTTTGATTCTGTTCATTTTTACACGGGCATTGACTTCGCTAATCCCCAATGTTTCTGATATTTCGGTGTAATCCTTATCTTCAAGATAAAGAAATACCAACGCTTTTTCAATATCATTCAACTGTTGCACCGCTTGGTACATCAATTTGATTTGTTCTTCTTCTTCTAAATTGTAATCTTCCTGACTTAAGAAATGTTTTTGTCCTTCGTAAGTAACTGTCGAAACGGTTCGAGTACTTTTTCGGTACAGTGTAATGGCAGTGTTTAATGCTACGCGATAAGCCCAAGTAGAAAATTTAGATTCTCCTCTAAACTTTGGGAAGGCTTTCCATAGCTGAATGGTTATTTCCTGAAACAGATCATTGTGCGCATCTTCGCCATTGGTGTATAACCGACATATCTTGTGGATGATGTTCTGGTTTTCCTTTAGCTGTTTTACAAATGATTGTTCTAGGTTGTCACTCATAGCCCGTTAGTAGTGTAAGTCCTTGTTTTGTTACACTTAGTAAAACTACATTTTTTATTATTCAAATTCAAGTTTCTAATTTCGCTATCTTTGCAGCAGAAAATTACCGTCACTCAAAATGAAAATAGGACATTACAACACGCTTACCATAGCCCGAGAAACCAAAGTCGGACTCTTTTTAACCGATGGCACGACCGATGTGTTACTTCCGTTAAAATATGTGCCAAAGGAATATACTATAGGCGATGAAATTATAGTGTTTGTATACCTTGACCACGAAGAAAGACCGGTGGCTACGACTTTGGAACCTTATATTTTGATGGATGAATTTGGTTTACTTCGCGTAAATTACGTCAATAAATTTGGGGCTTTTCTAGATTGGGGTTTGGAGAAAGACCTTTTTGTGCCCTTTAAAGAACAAGCCCGTCCAATGGAAAAAGGCAAACGCTATTTGGTATTTGCCTATATCGATGAAAAGACCAATAGAATCGTAGCTTCGAGTAAAACCAATCAGTTTTTGAATAATGATAATTTGACTGTTGCCGTAGGCGATGAGGTAGATTTGATTATTTCACATATTACAGAAGTTGGGATTAATGTAATTATCAACGACCAACATAAAGGGTTGCTTTACAAAGACCAAGTTTACGAGGATATAAAGCCAGGCGATAGAATGACGGGTTATATTAAAGCTATTCGTCCCGATAATAAAATAGATGTCACTTTGCATAAATTCGGTTACCGCAATGTAGAACCGAATGCCGAAAAAATACTAGACGAACTCAGAGCTAGCAGAGGTTTTTTACGTCTAACAGACAATAGCCATCCGGAAGATATCAAAACGGTATTGAAAATGAGCAAAAAGACTTTCAAGAAAGCCATTGGTGCCTTGTACAAAGAAAAGCGCATCGAACTTAAAGAAGACGGAATCTATTTGGTTCCTGAAGTTAAAATTTAAACTAATTTACTCTTTCATTTCTAACTCGGTCGGCACCGGAGTTTCAATTTCGGTTTTCTTTTGATAAAAAAGACTACTCACCATACTCAAGGTAGCATAAGGTCGGTTAGAATATTTATTGCCCAAACAAATCACGGTCACGGTATCTTTTTTGACCGGTATAAAGGAGGTATTATTGCCATGCCACCAGCCGTTGTGGTAAACCATTTTTTCTCCGTTTGGAGGTAAAAAGCGCATGCGCATGCCTAAGCCATAATCTTTTATTGGTTTGGCAACCTTAGCGGCGCTATAACCGTAATAAGCTTCTTGCAATAATTCGGGTTTGATGAAATCCGAAGAGTAAGTGGCCAAATCAAACTTCACTAAATCTCTGGGTGTTGAGTAAATGTTTTTATCACCATGCAAGTTGTCATATTGATCCCAAGGAAAAATATTGCTGCCACGGTAAGATTTACAAACGGTATCTCGGTCGGTTTCATAATTAAAAACAAAAGTGTTTTTCATACCAAGCGGTTTGAAAATCAGGGTTTGCATGGCGTCGCGAAAGTTTTGACCGGTAGCTCTTTCGATGACTAGGGCCAAAATGACATAGTTGGTATTGCAATAATCAAAGCGGGTATTATCAGCAAAAACGGGTTTGAATTTTTGCTTGATCATCAAATCCAAAATATCTTTATTAGTCAACACCTTTTTTCGGTTCCAGGCTTTTTTCATTATACCGGGAAAGTTGGAGTAGTGCGGCAAACCGCTTCTGTGGTTCAGCAAAGTCCTGATGGTGGTGTTTTTATAAGGGAATTTCGGAATCCAATCGGTTACTTTTTGGTCGAGCATAATATTGTCGTCTTGTACCAATTTTAAGATGGCTGTAGCCGTCAAAACTTTGCTCACAGAAGCCAAGTGAATAGCGGTATTGGCATCGATTTTTTTTCCGGTTTTGGCATTGGAAAATCCCCTGTAATCTTCATAAATGATTCGGCCGTTTTTGGCCACCAAAAAACTTCCGCTGTAGTAAGGCGAATTGATGAATTTGTGGTAAAATGAATCAATTTTGGGTTTCTTTTCGTTGATGTAAGCTTCTGAAACCAAGCCGAATTTGACATTAAAAGGAATTGTAATCAGAGTAGTGTCAAGATTTGCAAGGTTTTCAGAAACGAATTGTCGGGTTCCGACCATTGGGCCGGAAAAATACAATAGCGTGCTTAGAAAAAAGGAAATCAGGGTAAGCTTCATGGTTGCAATAATACCAATATTTAACCGAAATTAAAACCTTTAAATTCTAAATCGTTGTTAATCTTTCCAACTTTTGTTAACAAAAAACCGCCTCTTGAAGGAGGCGGTTTTGAGGAATTAAATTTTAACTTTTATAGGTAACATGAATAAGGTTCTAACCGGTTTTCCGTTTTTTACACCCGGTTCCCATTTTACTTTGGAAGCTTTCAGCAAGCGAATGGCTTCTTTTTCTAACTGGTAATTGGTACTGCGTATGGCTTTTATATCGGTCAATGTGCCGTCTTTTTCTATTACAAATGACATCATAACACTCATCGTTACATCGCCATCTTCTTCAATTTCAGGTCTTTCAAATTTTCGAACTACATATTCGTAGAATTTTTCTATACCGCCCGGATATTTCGGAAGTACATCAAGATTGTTGGTGGTTTCATAACCCGGACCACTCGGAACGTCTACGGGATTATTGTTTCCGCCTTCAACGCCGGAAGTGATTGGGATTGTTCCGGTGCCATTGCCTTCAGATGGTGGTGGTGTTTCTTTGAGTTCATTGTTGGTTGGTACATTGTCTGTCGCGTTTTCGGTATCGGTAACGACCATGTTGGAAAGATTGTTGGGCTCAACACTATTTGGAGCTTGTTGCTCTTTTTGGGGAGCCGCCGGTTTTTCTATTTCAGGTTTAGATGTTAAATCAACCGGGGTAATTTGGTTGTCATCTATTACAATTACAGGTCCGTCATGAGGAACATCACTAAAGGAAGTCAAGAACAGCCCACCGCCAATGGCAGTTAAAAAGAAAGCGACACCACCGATAAGAGCAAATAATGAGGTTTTGGCATTTTCTTGACGCAACTGGTAGGCGCCGTAGGCTTTGTTTTTGCCTTCAAAAACCAGATCGATCCAGTTTCTTTCATAAATACTAACGTTTGACATAATTATATGGTTTTAGAGTTAAGTATTTATACTACATAAGCGAAGTGTTTAAAGTTATAACGCAGGAAATATTAAAATAGTATAAATAATGTTAAATATTTATCTATATAGAGGTAGTATTCCGCTAAAAGGTTGGAAAGATTTAAATAAATCTGGGCAAAAAAAGAAAATTATCTTTTGCTTTCGATGATTTCCGCCAATAATTTTTTGGCGCGAAGCAATTTGATTTTAACGTTGCTCAGGGGTTCGTTCAGCTGTTCTGCAATTTCCTGATAACTCATTTCCTGAAAATAACGCAACTGAATGACTTCCTGATAATGTGGTTTTAATTCTTTGATGAATTGGAGTAGGCGAGACAGGTTTTGTTCAGTAATCAATTCGTCTTCGGCAGAAGGAGAACTATCGGCTACGTTGTAGGCTTGTTGGTCTTCTTCATCGGTAATTTCCACAAAAACGGTCGATTTTTTTTTGCGGAGCATATCGATGTGCACATTTTTGGCAATGGCAATCAACCAAGTATTGAATTGAAATTCGGGGTTGTAAGTCGCAATTTTGTCAAAAGCTTTAGAGAAAGTTTCAATAGTAATGTCTTCCGAATCGGTTTCGTTTTCCGTTCGTTTGAGCATAAAGCCATACACTTCGTTCCAATAATGGTCGAGCAAAAAGGTAAACGCTACTTGGTCACCTTTCTTGGCTTTCTCTATGTATTTGTTTATTTCCAATGCACCGGTTTTGAGAACGTATTGGTGATGAATACATTCAATTGGGTGAAAATTAAAACAATTTCTATGATGGGAAACCAATACATCACATCTTTTTCTTTAAGCTTTCCGGCCGCAAATCCCATGGATAGCCACGCAAATAAATAGCGGAAGCCAATGATACTCACCACAGCAATCCACTGAAATTGAAATACCAACAAGACTATTGGTAGCAATAAAAACAACAATTGAGAAGCGTAGAATAACCCCAATTGGTTGCGGTCAAACATTTTATAGTGTTTGGCGGTTGATACATGACGGCGTTTTTGGGTAAACCAATCCTTGAATGATTTTTTGGGCTCCGAATAGGTAAAGCTGTCTTGTAAATAACAAATGGCTGTGTTTTCTCCGGTTGCGGCTTGGTTGATAAACAAATCGTCATCTCCGGAACGGATTTTCATATGATCCATAAAACCACGCACTTTAAAAAACTCTTCGCGTTTGTAGGCCATGTTACGTCCAACTCCCATATAAGGTTTCCCTATTTTGGCCCAAGAAAAATATTGGGTTGCTGTTAATAGCGTTTCAAAACGGATGATTTTATTCAAAAACGAATTGGCAATTTTTTCATAAGCGCCATAACCCAAAACGATATTTTTTTGTGCTGTAAACTGTGAACTCATGCTCGTAATCCAATCTTTGGAAGTCGGATAGCAATCGGCATCGGTAAACAATAAGTATTCGTATTTTGCGGCTTTGATTCCCAATGTCAAGGCGAATTTTTTATTACCCCAAAAGGCTTCGTTATTTTCTACTTTGACCAATTTAATGTTGGGATATTGTTTTTCAAATGCCTCAAAAATCTCTAAGGTATTATCGCTCGAGGCATCATCAATCAATACGATTTCAAAAGTGTGGTAATTTTGTTCTGCCAACAGCGGTACAAATTGCTGCACATTCTCTTCTTCATTTTTAGCACAAACAATCACTGAAATCGGTACTCTTTTCGGAGTTACAGTTTGTGGTTTAGCAAAAGAAAATTTGCCAAATACTACAACATAATATAAGAATTGAATAACTACAACGGCGATGAATAGACAGAATAGAGCTAATAACATAGGCTTTTTTTGACTTTAAAAAGGTGTGCAAATGTAGTTATTCTAACCGCAATAATCAAGGGATTTTTAACAAATTCCTATCGGTTCTTTTTCATTTCGTTGGCAATGTCAATGGCCTGATGGTCATTGGTTTTTTCGAGTTCGGAGATGATGTTTTGGTAGTTTTTATCATCTCGATTTTGGGATAATTTCTTTTGGGCTTCGATACCGGTGACTTCGATTTCAAAAGCAATAATTCCTCGGGCTTCCCGCATGGTTTTTTCGGATAGATTTTCGACACGAACCGGTTTCTCTGATTTGACTTCGTATTTATCGACTAATTTTTTAAGTGAATTGACTGCTTGTTCGTGGTTGTAAATGGTCACTTTTCCGTAAACATGTACGGCCAGATAATTCCAGGTTGGTACATTTTCATGGTCATACCAAGAAGAAGAAATATAAGTATGCGCTCCCGAAAAAATAGCCAATACTTCATCACTGTTCTTAAAACTTTCTGCTTGTGGGTTGAGTTTAGAGACGTGTCCGACTAAAATTAGATTACCGTTTTCATTCACATCCAAGACTAACGGTATGTGCGTTGCCCATAATTTTCCATTGGTTTGGTTGACTAAAATCGCAAAGCCGTTTTGATGCAAGAAGTTTTGAATGTCTTCTTGGTTTTCGTTTTTGTATAAGTCGGGGATGTACATTTTTAGGGATTAGTTAAAAGGGATAAGGGATTAGTATATTGAGTGATTAGGAAACTTATCCCTTTTCCCTAATCCCTTTTAACTTTTTAAATCACATTCACTTCGGCTTCAATCGCGATGCCGAATTCTTTTAAAATCGCAGCTTGAATATCCTTTGAAACGGCCAAGATTTCTTGTCCGGTCGCGTTGCCGTAATTCACTAAAACCAATGCTTGATTTTTATGTATTCCCGCGTCACCAAAGCGTTTGCCTTTGAATCCGGCTCTTTCTATTAACCAACCGGCAGGCACTTTAACTTCGGTTTCCGAAACCACGTAATGCGGCATTTCCGGATGCAAAGCATGTGCTTTTTCGAAATCGGCTTTTGAAATAATCGGATTTTTAAAGAAACTACCGCTATTACCGAGTTCTTTCGGGTCGGGCAATTTGCTCTGGCGAATGGCAATTACGGCGTTGGAAAC
Protein-coding sequences here:
- the ftsY gene encoding signal recognition particle-docking protein FtsY; the encoded protein is MSFFKRIFSSEKKESLDKGLEQTKTSFFSKLTKAVAGKSKVDDEVLDNLEEVLVSSDVGVNTTLKIIERIEERVSRDKYLGTEELNLILREEIAGLLSETKSGEESEFTIPANKKPYVLMVVGVNGVGKTTTIGKLAHQFNKAGYKVVLGAADTFRAAAIDQLQIWADRVGVPLVKQQMGSDPASVAFDTLQSAVTQNADIVIIDTAGRLHNKVNLMNELTKVKRVMQKVVEDAPHDVMLVLDGSTGQNAFEQAKQFTAATEVSCLAVTKLDGTAKGGVVIGISDQFQIPVKYIGVGEGIEDLQVFNKFEFVDSFFK
- a CDS encoding serine hydrolase domain-containing protein is translated as MRKIYLLALVSFLMLNCSSDSSESEPINEQMYFPPSDGSNTWETKSITDLGWNQNAVQPLLDYLELKNTKSFIILVNGRIVMENYFNGHTATTPWYWASAGKTLTTTVTGIAQDEGLININNKVSDYLGTGWTSAPLAKENLITCKNLLSMNSGLNDALGDDVSPANLQYVADAGTRWAYHNVYVKLQDVVAQASGQTWSNYFNTKLRDRIGMTGGAWINNDGLSVYWSTSRNMARFGLLSLNQGKWNGTTIVNSNYFNQATTTSQTLNQAYGYLWWLNGKSSYRLPGLQFEFNGTLMSNAPSDMYAALGKNDQKIYVVPSMKMVIIRMGDVANPDNPTFALSGFDNELWDKINDLYQ
- a CDS encoding DUF721 domain-containing protein, whose protein sequence is MAKRLSNESSIGDVLKAFIETNKLQGGMDKIDVQQAWKSLMGNGVNSYTKEVVLKGSTLYVSLTSAVLREELSYGKQKIITMINEELRKEVVKDIILR
- a CDS encoding DUF4268 domain-containing protein translates to MYSKEEAQRIKKEFWTAFAEAYPRKWLLYDTKIKDFTFKFYIDNKKAQVLLDIEPKDEEKRKIYFEKIESLKTILLEEYLSEAVLERNFYLENGKVISRIWVEKLGVSLNNKSNWPEIFEFFSDTMTQFEVFFYEYEDYIKDLETNT
- a CDS encoding NUDIX hydrolase, with product MHFEEFLKYTPKIQNVALPATLAHAKMAPANRLDLIKATDFSKVTPKQAAVLMLLYPKASQTHLALILRTSYNGVHSSQIAFPGGKVEDFDADLSQTALRETHEEIGVHPNSVNVIRAFTEVYIPPSNFMVYPYLGYSESELEFILQEDEVAGLVEFPFADFMDDSIIVNTTMKTSYAGSIEVPGFQVKEHFVWGATAMMLSELKDTLKLVL
- a CDS encoding lysophospholipid acyltransferase family protein, whose translation is MGLLKRNPFGHILFIKKWLIRIFGALTHRRYRGFNELHIEGSEIIKGLPDKNVLFISNHQTYFADVVAMFHVFNASLSGRVDNIKNVGYLWQPKMNIYYVAASETMKDGWLPRILAYVGAITVERTWRSGGKDVEEKREVNPNDTENIRIALEDGWVITFPQGTTKSFKPVRKGTAHIIKQHKPIVVPIVIDGFRRAFDKKGLRVKKKNILQSFIIKEPLVIDYDNETIEQIVEKVEYAIEQHPSFLKVIPAEEIAEQERLNKLRKWQVDKEDIVEE
- a CDS encoding TraB/GumN family protein, which produces MKKVLLFVCSLFIGLAYGQKSENSLLWKISGNGLSKPSYLFGTIHITCDATLSEKVKKALDNTEQLCLELDMDDPGMQGQMLNSMMMKDGVTMKSLTTEADFKIVDAFLTNNIGYSAEILNPVKPFMIATMLYPKMLGCEMQSVETELMAIAKAQNEEVIGLETVAEQLAVFDAIPYKEQMNELVITAKDNMQRDKTELNEMMALYQTENVEAMLTFTEKSPNVMTSKYIDIMLNNRNNNWISRIDKIAKTKPTFFGVGAAHLGGKQGVIALLRKAGFTVEAVN
- a CDS encoding RNA polymerase sigma factor, which translates into the protein MSDNLEQSFVKQLKENQNIIHKICRLYTNGEDAHNDLFQEITIQLWKAFPKFRGESKFSTWAYRVALNTAITLYRKSTRTVSTVTYEGQKHFLSQEDYNLEEEEQIKLMYQAVQQLNDIEKALVFLYLEDKDYTEISETLGISEVNARVKMNRIKGKLKKILNP
- a CDS encoding CvfB family protein, which translates into the protein MKIGHYNTLTIARETKVGLFLTDGTTDVLLPLKYVPKEYTIGDEIIVFVYLDHEERPVATTLEPYILMDEFGLLRVNYVNKFGAFLDWGLEKDLFVPFKEQARPMEKGKRYLVFAYIDEKTNRIVASSKTNQFLNNDNLTVAVGDEVDLIISHITEVGINVIINDQHKGLLYKDQVYEDIKPGDRMTGYIKAIRPDNKIDVTLHKFGYRNVEPNAEKILDELRASRGFLRLTDNSHPEDIKTVLKMSKKTFKKAIGALYKEKRIELKEDGIYLVPEVKI